One Mus musculus strain C57BL/6J chromosome 2, GRCm38.p6 C57BL/6J genomic window, TTAACGGCCAACATGGAACACTGAGAAGCAGGAACCCATGCTACCCTCTTCCCCTTTGATATCCCAGGTGGCTCACCTGTTCCCTGAGCCTACACCACTGGTACTCAAGGTGCAGCTGGGTGCCACACCCGTGGTCACTCTCCACACCAGCAACTCCACTCTCCAGCTGCAGCCCTTGGTGGAGGTCTTTGCTGCACCCTCGAACTTAGCCTTGCAGTTCCTTTTCTCCCTGGATGTGGTGAGTGACGGCCAGGTGGGGCTGGTCGGGTTAGGGTGACGCTTCTTGAGACCCCAACCTCACAGGCTTCTGAACTCTCCtcgtttgctttgttttatccaCATCTATCTCCTGAACTTTCTAAGACATTCTGCCCCAGGACCTTGGCACATGAGGAACCCTCTGCCTGGGGCCCTCTCTCCCTTTGCTTTTgacctggctgctgctgcttcgtTTTCAGTTCTTAGCTTAAGTGTTGAAGCCTTGCTCAGAGCAGCCTTCCTGGGCCAGCCTGGGTAAGAAGGTCCCCATCACCCTCTGCCTTTGTGTCAGCCTCCACTTTTTGGAAAGCTCCTGTCTCTCGTTACTTCTGGAAGGATCCCAGGGAAGGGCCCCCACATGTCATCTTTACACCCTTGTTGCTTGTAAAATGCAGGTCTCAGTGAACTCCATAAACACATGGTTTGCCccggagggggaggggtggacgGGTCCATGACGTTCCTTCTCATTTGCTCTTCTCACGACGATGTACAGATGGTGAACCTGGACCTTCAGCTCTCTGTGTCCAAGGCGAAGCTTCGGGGGAGCACATCTCTGCTGGGGTGAGTGGGCCTTCTGACCCAGCAGTCTCAGCGTGCTCTCAGACTTAGTGAGGAGAGCCTCAGAGGAAGCTGGTCCTCCCTGACTTGACCCTCCCTGAGCCTGACCCTGCTTTTCTTCCAGGGGATTCCAGCTCTCTGTGGCCACCTCCAATGTGGGCTCTGTTGATGTGAGTGGGACACTGGGCTGCCTTAGGCCTTGGGAATGGACGTGGAAGCCCGAGAATGACACATACCCCAGTGCTGCCGTAACTGGGCTTCCCTGGGAAGCCTGGGGACAGGGACTTACCTGGTCTCCATCTGTCCCCACCTCCTTGCCTGTCTCTATGCCTGTGGGCAGGGGATTGACTCAGCTCAGCCCTCAGCCAGAGCTCATTGGTCAGTGGGACAGTGGGCACTGGCTAGTCCTTCATCATGTCACATGATCAGGTTCCTGCCACCGTGCACATGTTCTTCTGTCCCCATGCATCCATGGGATGTGAGTTAGTATACCCAAGCCTGCTACCAGGTGTCAGTTTGCCGTCATAACTTCCATCTGTCATCAGGCAGTCTGTTGGGCAGCCCTACTAGTGGTAACACTGATACGAGGTCTACAGCTCTCCCTGGGCTGCTTGATCCCCAAGGCTGATCTAGTTGGGGATTTGATTGGGGACTCAGCTGATGTGGGAGGTacaccctccctcctttccctgatGCGTGTCCATCTCTATGTGTAACTGCGTTCTCTTGGTCTTCTCCGAtggctgctccccccacccccacccaacccaaCCCTTGGCCGTGGCTGCAGATGGATCAAGTACTCACACTCATAAGCACCGTATTCCAGAAACCCCTGCTGGATCATCTCAATGGTGAGTCTTACTCTCTACTGCTTGGCCCCTCTGGTGCCCCCTTGAGTCCACACCCTCTGTGCCTGTCCATGTCCCCAAGCCCTTCCAGGCTCAAAGTTTAAGGCAGTGGTCTTTGGGGTCCAACTGCCTTTGTCTCTTGGTACATATTTGTGTAGCCTATACCTGGTCTTCATAGAGCTCCTGATCCCACTTCAGTCTCCCTTCCATAGGATGAGGATAGTCCTGTATCCACTCTAGACCCCATAGTGTTCCCAAGCTGCCAGCACAGGGCTGGCTGCAGGTGGAACTTTTCCTGTAACTAACTTGGACACTTCTGTCTCTCTGCAGCTCTCCTGGGCATGGGGGTTGTCCTCCCCAGGGTGCACAATCTACATTATGTCCACTCTGAGGTCTTGGTCCGTGAGGTAAGGGACTTTGAGTGGCCAGGGAGCCTCTTTACAGGGGAGGAAGGGTCAACCCTCTGGGAGCTCACCCCTCATCTTTCAAGATCACACACCAAACCTTAACTATATTGAGATGGAGGAGTTAGGACTTGAGAGACTCTTTGTGCCTCATCACACCTCACACCAGAGATTTCAGGTCTTAAAGGTTCTTGTTCCTGTGTCCCGAGATGGGCTTGTGTCTAAGGTGAATAGTAG contains:
- the Bpifb2 gene encoding BPI fold-containing family B member 2 isoform X2, whose protein sequence is MPTITSNYISLDIGAILSLLGKPILLPMHGAHPFVLPWPLGDAGAMATVGLSQHLFDCALLMLQKAGSLNLEITGQLNSKNNPLNTSVLGQLIPEVAHLFPEPTPLVLKVQLGATPVVTLHTSNSTLQLQPLVEVFAAPSNLALQFLFSLDVMVNLDLQLSVSKAKLRGSTSLLGGFQLSVATSNVGSVDMDQVLTLISTVFQKPLLDHLNALLGMGVVLPRVHNLHYVHSEVLVREGYVVVSSGLAYQH